A window from Oscillatoria sp. FACHB-1406 encodes these proteins:
- a CDS encoding sorbosone dehydrogenase family protein: MMRSHFLLPLLLLTACGTTQPAAVNPATPSDRAESATPETAAISTQPLTPEPIRIALKDLPPPFATRSASKSPRVVPIPQNPTLNVPAGFRVNVFADNLENPRWLALTPSGDVLVTETRANRIRLLRDKNGDGVAEVRETFADSSNGLKIPFGMAFAGDSFFLGNSAEVRRYPYPANATQLSGKGEKIADLPGGGYNQHWTRNVVAAPDGKKLYVSIGSRSNADTEPLPRASVQVMNLDGTAQQTFASGLRNPVGLDFNPATKELYATVNERDGLGDDLVPDYLARVRSGEFYGWPFAYLTPNLLDPRHVRNGKSNNPELAAKTQTPAVLFAAHSAALGLRFYTGSTFPEQYRNGAFVAFRGSWNRDRGTGYKVVFVPFENGKARGEYEDFLTGFLLDPNGPTTWGRPVGLLVLPDGSLLVTEEANGRIYRIQYGGNS, translated from the coding sequence ATGATGCGATCGCATTTCCTCCTCCCCCTTCTCCTCCTCACCGCTTGCGGGACAACCCAGCCAGCAGCCGTCAACCCTGCGACTCCCAGCGATCGAGCGGAAAGCGCAACGCCCGAAACCGCAGCAATTTCCACGCAACCCCTCACTCCCGAACCAATTCGCATCGCCCTCAAAGACTTGCCGCCGCCCTTCGCCACCCGCAGCGCCTCCAAATCGCCCCGAGTCGTCCCCATTCCCCAAAACCCCACCTTAAACGTCCCCGCCGGGTTTCGAGTGAACGTTTTTGCCGATAACCTCGAAAATCCGCGCTGGTTAGCGCTGACTCCCTCCGGCGATGTCCTGGTGACGGAGACGCGCGCCAACCGCATTCGCCTGCTGCGCGACAAAAATGGCGATGGCGTTGCCGAAGTTCGCGAAACCTTCGCCGACAGCAGCAATGGTTTAAAGATTCCGTTTGGGATGGCATTTGCGGGCGACTCCTTCTTCCTGGGGAACTCCGCCGAAGTTCGCCGCTATCCTTACCCCGCCAATGCAACCCAACTCAGCGGTAAAGGCGAAAAAATTGCCGATCTTCCCGGCGGCGGTTATAACCAGCATTGGACGCGCAATGTCGTTGCTGCGCCAGATGGTAAAAAACTCTACGTTTCCATCGGTTCGCGTTCTAATGCCGATACCGAACCGCTTCCCCGCGCTTCCGTGCAAGTGATGAACCTCGATGGAACGGCGCAACAAACCTTTGCTTCGGGGTTGCGAAATCCGGTAGGACTCGATTTTAATCCCGCGACGAAAGAACTGTATGCAACGGTGAACGAACGGGATGGATTAGGAGACGATCTCGTTCCAGATTACCTGGCGCGCGTGCGTTCTGGGGAGTTTTACGGTTGGCCTTTTGCTTATTTAACTCCCAATCTCCTCGATCCGCGCCACGTTCGCAACGGCAAGAGTAATAACCCGGAACTGGCGGCAAAAACGCAAACGCCAGCGGTGTTATTTGCGGCGCATTCTGCGGCGTTGGGCTTGCGGTTTTATACGGGCAGCACTTTTCCCGAACAATACCGTAATGGGGCGTTTGTGGCGTTTAGAGGGTCGTGGAATCGCGATCGCGGCACGGGATATAAGGTGGTTTTCGTCCCCTTTGAAAACGGCAAAGCCCGAGGCGAGTATGAAGACTTTTTAACGGGATTTTTGCTCGACCCCAACGGCCCGACAACTTGGGGTCGTCCTGTGGGATTATTAGTCTTGCCGGATGGAAGTTTGTTAGTGACGGAGGAAGCGAATGGGCGGATTTATCGGATTCAATACGGTGGTAATTCGTAA
- the pcrA gene encoding DNA helicase PcrA, with protein sequence MSSPDFLAQLNPSQRLAVEHFCGPMLVVAGAGSGKTRALTYRIANLILTHKVAPENILAVTFTNKAAREMKERLEIIFARHYAEQKHQQRLEVLPAEEQTRLRSRVYKNVTKPLWIGTFHSLFSRILRFDINKYQDEKGRIWNRNFSIFDESDAQSVVKNIVTKQLSLDEKKFNPRSVRYAISNAKNLGFSPAEYALEESNYRGRVIAEVYNEYQAQLAANNALDFDDLILVPTRLFQQNESVLGYWHNQFHHILVDEYQDTNRIQYELIRLLATNNEPKKSEWNWQGRSVFAVGDADQSIYSFRMADYTILLGFQEDFGDGLPDEDTRTMVKLEENYRSRENILEAANQLIENNTQRIDKVLRPTRGTGEQIYCYKADNEQTEARFVIQQILELNRQNPDLDWGSFAILYRTNAQSRVFEDSLRGKVPYIVVGGLKFYDRKEIKDAIAYLRVLANPSDTVSILRVINTPRRGIGQTTIDNLLNASKELNIPLWEILADETSVSTLAGRAAKSVNQFAKLIQQYQEQINNLTAAEIVRGIMEHSGYIDDLKKQGTDEAESRLENVFELVNAVAQFQEENEETSLESFLANASLASDLDNLEEGQKAVSLMTLHSAKGLEFPVVFLVGLEQGLFPNNRTLDDPLALEEERRLCYVGITRAQEQLFLSHAKERALWGSREPAVPSQFLGEIPKELVASNARAAAQYRRRSPLSEQETSAPRNAAPTIDWKVGDRVLHNMFGEGQVTHVFGTGNKTSLSIKFSDYGQKIIDPKVAPMQRS encoded by the coding sequence ATGTCTAGCCCCGATTTTCTCGCGCAACTCAACCCTTCCCAACGCCTTGCCGTCGAACATTTTTGCGGGCCAATGCTCGTTGTAGCGGGGGCGGGTTCGGGGAAAACGAGGGCGCTTACCTATCGCATTGCTAATTTAATCCTCACGCATAAAGTTGCCCCGGAAAATATTCTCGCGGTTACGTTTACGAATAAAGCAGCGCGGGAAATGAAGGAACGCTTAGAAATTATTTTTGCGCGCCACTATGCCGAGCAAAAACACCAACAGCGTTTAGAGGTGTTGCCTGCTGAAGAACAGACAAGGTTGCGATCGCGCGTTTACAAAAACGTCACTAAACCCCTCTGGATTGGAACGTTTCACAGCCTCTTCTCCCGCATCCTGCGCTTCGATATTAATAAATATCAGGATGAGAAAGGAAGAATCTGGAATCGTAACTTTTCGATCTTTGACGAATCCGACGCGCAAAGTGTAGTTAAAAATATCGTCACTAAACAGTTAAGCTTAGACGAAAAGAAATTCAATCCTCGTTCGGTTCGTTATGCCATTAGCAACGCCAAAAACCTCGGCTTTTCTCCCGCTGAATATGCCCTAGAAGAATCGAACTATCGCGGGCGCGTTATCGCTGAAGTCTATAACGAATATCAAGCGCAACTGGCGGCGAATAATGCGCTCGATTTCGATGACTTAATCTTAGTTCCCACGCGCTTATTCCAACAAAATGAATCGGTGTTGGGGTATTGGCACAATCAATTCCATCATATCCTCGTCGATGAGTATCAAGATACCAATCGCATTCAATACGAATTAATTCGCCTGTTGGCAACGAATAACGAACCCAAAAAGAGCGAGTGGAATTGGCAGGGGCGATCGGTTTTTGCGGTAGGCGATGCCGACCAATCGATCTACTCTTTTAGGATGGCAGATTATACCATATTATTGGGCTTTCAGGAAGACTTTGGCGATGGTTTGCCGGACGAAGATACGCGAACAATGGTGAAATTAGAAGAGAACTATCGATCGCGCGAAAATATCCTGGAAGCGGCGAACCAACTGATTGAAAACAATACCCAACGCATCGATAAGGTATTGCGTCCGACGCGAGGAACGGGCGAACAAATTTATTGCTACAAAGCCGATAACGAACAAACCGAAGCCCGCTTTGTCATCCAACAAATCTTAGAACTCAACCGACAAAATCCCGATCTCGATTGGGGCAGTTTTGCGATTTTATACCGAACTAACGCTCAATCGCGCGTTTTTGAAGATTCCCTCAGAGGGAAAGTTCCTTATATTGTCGTCGGCGGGTTAAAATTTTACGATCGCAAAGAAATTAAAGACGCGATCGCATACTTGCGCGTCCTCGCCAATCCCTCCGATACCGTGAGTATCCTGCGCGTTATTAATACCCCTCGACGCGGAATCGGACAAACCACCATCGATAACTTACTCAACGCCTCCAAAGAATTAAACATTCCCCTCTGGGAAATTCTCGCTGACGAAACCTCCGTCAGTACCCTCGCCGGACGCGCCGCTAAATCGGTCAATCAATTTGCTAAACTCATTCAGCAGTATCAAGAACAAATTAATAACCTAACCGCAGCCGAAATCGTGCGGGGAATTATGGAACATTCCGGCTACATCGATGACCTCAAAAAACAGGGAACCGATGAAGCCGAAAGCCGCTTAGAAAACGTTTTTGAATTAGTCAATGCTGTCGCCCAATTCCAAGAAGAAAATGAAGAGACCAGCTTAGAATCTTTCTTAGCGAACGCCTCCCTTGCCTCCGATTTAGATAACCTTGAAGAAGGTCAAAAAGCTGTCTCTCTAATGACCTTACATTCTGCCAAAGGCTTAGAATTTCCCGTGGTCTTTCTCGTCGGTTTAGAACAAGGATTATTCCCCAACAATCGTACCCTCGATGACCCCCTCGCCCTCGAAGAAGAACGCCGCCTCTGTTACGTGGGAATTACCCGCGCGCAGGAACAATTATTTCTTTCCCATGCCAAAGAACGGGCTTTGTGGGGGTCGCGCGAACCGGCCGTTCCTTCCCAATTTTTAGGAGAAATTCCTAAAGAATTAGTAGCGAGTAACGCGCGCGCCGCCGCCCAATACCGCCGCCGCAGTCCCCTCTCAGAACAGGAAACCTCCGCCCCTCGCAACGCCGCCCCGACCATCGATTGGAAAGTTGGCGATCGCGTCCTTCATAATATGTTTGGGGAAGGGCAAGTGACGCACGTTTTCGGTACGGGAAATAAAACCAGTCTCTCGATTAAATTTTCCGATTACGGTCAGAAAATTATCGATCCTAAAGTTGCACCGATGCAGCGTTCTTAA
- the bchI gene encoding magnesium chelatase ATPase subunit I, with translation MTVTAPAPPKTRRVVFPFTAIVGQEEMKLALLLNVIDPKVGGVMIMGDRGTGKSTTIRALADLLPEIEVIADDPFNSDPTDPELMSDEVRQKVTDGISLNTVQKKVIMVDLPLGATEDRVCGTIDIEKALSEGVKAFEPGLLAKANRGILYVDEVNLLDDHLVDVLLDSAASGWNTVEREGISIRHPARFVLVGSGNPEEGELRPQLLDRFGMHAEIRTVREPALRVQIVEQRAEFDRDPQAFCEQHQSEQDALQERLIQARDLLPQVNLDYDLRVNISEVCSELNVDGLRGDIVTNRAAKALAAFEGRTEATVDDIRRTIVLCLRHRLRKDPLEAIDSGYKVEKAFNRVFGIESSEES, from the coding sequence ATGACAGTCACAGCCCCCGCCCCCCCGAAAACCCGTCGCGTTGTCTTCCCTTTCACCGCTATTGTCGGTCAGGAAGAGATGAAATTGGCGCTTCTACTCAATGTCATCGACCCGAAAGTGGGGGGTGTAATGATTATGGGCGATCGCGGCACCGGAAAATCGACAACCATCCGCGCCCTCGCCGACCTCCTCCCAGAAATCGAAGTTATCGCCGACGACCCCTTTAACTCCGACCCCACCGACCCGGAGTTAATGAGTGACGAGGTACGCCAAAAAGTAACCGACGGTATCTCCTTAAACACCGTCCAAAAGAAGGTCATCATGGTTGACCTTCCCCTCGGTGCGACGGAAGACCGAGTGTGCGGCACGATTGATATTGAAAAAGCCCTATCCGAAGGCGTGAAAGCGTTTGAACCGGGACTGCTGGCGAAGGCAAACCGAGGCATCCTTTATGTAGATGAGGTGAACCTACTCGACGACCACCTCGTAGACGTACTACTCGATTCCGCCGCCAGCGGTTGGAATACGGTAGAACGGGAAGGAATCTCGATTCGCCACCCCGCCCGCTTTGTCTTAGTCGGTTCCGGAAACCCGGAAGAAGGCGAACTCCGCCCCCAATTATTAGACCGTTTCGGAATGCACGCAGAAATCCGCACGGTGCGCGAACCGGCGTTGCGGGTGCAAATTGTCGAACAGCGTGCGGAATTCGACCGCGACCCACAAGCGTTCTGCGAACAGCACCAAAGCGAACAAGATGCACTACAAGAACGTTTAATTCAAGCCAGAGATTTACTCCCCCAAGTCAATCTCGATTACGATTTGCGCGTTAATATTTCGGAAGTGTGTTCGGAGTTGAATGTAGACGGACTGCGGGGCGATATTGTCACCAATCGCGCGGCGAAAGCGCTGGCGGCTTTTGAAGGTCGCACTGAAGCAACGGTAGACGATATCCGCCGAACCATCGTTCTCTGTCTGCGTCATCGCCTGCGCAAAGATCCCTTGGAAGCGATCGATTCGGGTTATAAAGTTGAGAAAGCGTTTAATCGCGTTTTTGGCATCGAAAGCAGCGAAGAGTCTTAG
- a CDS encoding type II toxin-antitoxin system VapC family toxin, translated as MSDKFSMYLLDTNICIAIIQGNSAVVTRFQEKYQECYLSTLVLGELYKGVYCSSRVEKNLLVLNQFANPLTKVNFDENAAIEFGKIQGELKQIGRPTGQIDALIASVARFRNDVLVTNNTRHFINIENLKLENWLDT; from the coding sequence TTGAGCGATAAGTTTTCTATGTATCTTCTCGATACCAATATTTGCATAGCCATTATTCAGGGCAACTCAGCAGTAGTCACTCGATTTCAGGAAAAATACCAGGAATGTTATCTCTCTACGCTTGTTCTCGGAGAACTCTATAAAGGGGTGTATTGTTCGAGCAGAGTCGAGAAAAATTTGCTTGTTCTCAATCAGTTTGCCAACCCGCTAACTAAAGTTAACTTCGATGAAAATGCTGCTATAGAATTTGGTAAAATTCAAGGAGAACTTAAACAAATTGGTAGACCCACCGGACAAATCGATGCACTTATTGCATCAGTGGCTCGCTTCCGTAATGATGTCTTAGTTACAAATAATACCCGTCACTTTATCAATATTGAAAATTTGAAATTAGAAAATTGGTTAGATACTTAA
- a CDS encoding M42 family peptidase: MTVELYDWLFETIEELVLLHSPSGVEAEIDRVLLEKFQTLGVETWQDAAGNIIAKIPGTGEGAVAITGHKDEIGAIVKSFTPKGCLEIRRLGGSFPWIYGEGAVDILGDIATIPGILSFGSRHVSHESPQKAQQDSAPLRWEDVWVETKCSNEELEAAGVRPGTRVVVSKHRKHPLRLKDYIGSYTLDNKASIAILLALAERVKNPPVDVYLVASAKEEVGAIGALYFTQNQRLDALIALEICPLSVEYPIDEGEAPVLLSQDGYGIYDEGLNRELQSAANWANIPLQFAAISGFGSDASIAMKFGHVARAACLGFPTQNTHGYEIAHLGAIANCIPLLQAYLTSPQL, translated from the coding sequence ATGACAGTAGAACTCTACGATTGGCTATTCGAGACGATTGAAGAATTAGTCTTACTGCATTCTCCCAGCGGTGTGGAAGCAGAAATCGATCGCGTCCTCCTTGAAAAATTCCAAACTTTAGGCGTAGAAACCTGGCAGGATGCAGCCGGGAATATTATCGCCAAAATTCCCGGTACGGGAGAAGGCGCGGTTGCCATCACCGGACACAAAGACGAAATCGGCGCAATTGTCAAGTCCTTCACGCCCAAAGGTTGCTTAGAAATTCGCAGATTGGGCGGTTCCTTCCCCTGGATTTATGGCGAAGGCGCAGTCGATATCCTGGGCGATATTGCCACCATTCCCGGCATTCTCTCCTTCGGTTCGCGCCACGTCTCCCACGAATCGCCCCAAAAAGCGCAGCAAGATAGCGCCCCCTTGCGTTGGGAAGACGTATGGGTAGAAACGAAATGCAGCAACGAAGAACTAGAAGCCGCAGGCGTGCGCCCCGGAACTCGCGTCGTCGTCAGCAAGCACCGCAAACATCCCCTGCGCCTCAAAGATTATATCGGCAGTTATACCCTGGATAATAAAGCATCGATCGCCATTTTGCTCGCCCTCGCCGAACGAGTGAAAAATCCGCCCGTTGATGTTTACCTCGTCGCTTCGGCGAAAGAAGAAGTCGGTGCGATTGGGGCGCTGTACTTCACCCAAAATCAGCGCCTCGATGCCTTAATTGCCTTAGAAATTTGTCCGCTTTCGGTTGAATATCCCATTGATGAAGGTGAAGCGCCCGTCTTGCTGTCTCAAGATGGTTATGGGATTTACGATGAAGGCTTAAATCGGGAGTTGCAATCGGCAGCAAATTGGGCCAATATTCCCTTACAATTTGCCGCAATTAGCGGTTTTGGTAGCGATGCGTCGATCGCGATGAAATTCGGTCATGTCGCGCGGGCGGCTTGTTTGGGGTTTCCGACGCAGAACACCCACGGCTACGAAATCGCCCACTTAGGCGCGATCGCAAACTGCATTCCCCTCCTACAAGCTTACCTCACCTCACCTCAACTGTAA
- the argF gene encoding ornithine carbamoyltransferase, with translation MDSLKGKDFLSIADLSSEQLQGLLQLASELKGGQKSLPPCNKILGLLFYKASTRTRVSFTVAMYQLGGQAIDLNPNVTQVGRGEPITDTARVLDRYLDILAVRTFKQEDLETFARYAEIPIVNALSDLEHPCQILADFLTVQEHLGSLSGLTLTYLGDGNNVAHSLIIGGAMMGMNVRVATPEGFRPDPAIVEKAQQLAIDGAEIIVTDDAKAAVEGAQVLYTDVWASMGQEDSASDRIPLFQPYQVNEQLMKIADPNAIVLHCLPAHRGEEITEAVMEGAQSRLWDQAENRMHAQKALLVALLGLV, from the coding sequence ATGGATTCGCTGAAGGGCAAAGATTTTCTCAGTATCGCCGATTTGAGTTCCGAACAACTTCAGGGACTTCTACAGCTAGCCTCCGAACTCAAGGGGGGACAAAAATCGCTCCCTCCCTGCAATAAAATTCTTGGATTGCTCTTTTATAAAGCTTCGACGCGCACCCGCGTCAGTTTTACCGTTGCCATGTACCAACTGGGCGGACAAGCAATCGATCTCAATCCCAATGTTACCCAAGTCGGGCGCGGCGAACCGATTACCGATACGGCGCGCGTCCTCGATCGCTACCTCGATATTCTCGCAGTCCGCACCTTTAAACAAGAGGACTTAGAAACCTTTGCCCGCTACGCAGAGATTCCCATCGTCAACGCCCTGAGTGACTTAGAACACCCCTGCCAAATTCTTGCCGACTTCTTAACCGTACAAGAACATCTCGGTTCTCTGTCTGGCTTAACCCTAACTTACCTCGGCGATGGCAATAACGTCGCGCACTCCCTGATTATTGGCGGCGCAATGATGGGGATGAACGTGCGCGTCGCTACTCCCGAAGGATTTCGCCCCGATCCCGCGATCGTGGAAAAAGCGCAACAATTAGCCATAGATGGGGCAGAAATTATTGTCACCGACGATGCCAAAGCCGCCGTAGAAGGCGCGCAGGTGCTTTATACCGATGTTTGGGCGAGTATGGGGCAAGAAGATTCGGCGAGCGATCGCATTCCCCTGTTCCAACCTTACCAGGTCAACGAACAATTGATGAAGATTGCCGACCCCAACGCGATCGTCCTCCACTGTTTGCCCGCCCATCGCGGCGAAGAAATTACCGAAGCTGTCATGGAAGGCGCACAATCTCGTCTTTGGGATCAAGCCGAAAACCGAATGCACGCCCAAAAAGCGTTACTCGTCGCCTTACTCGGACTAGTTTAG
- a CDS encoding tetratricopeptide repeat protein, translating into MNRNRNLIKMLGIAIAIGSTSPLLSSFVPSAFSPRAEAQTQVDGNVLFNRGVQKLQQQDYQGAISDFSTLIEREPQNANAYLGRAIAYRNQQNYPKALEDYNQSLQLNPTNANAYLGRGIAKRRTQDDRGAIEDYTNALRYNENYAQAYYNRALSKAQLGDREGALADFRKAAELYRNQELTQYYQDALARIAELEAR; encoded by the coding sequence ATGAATCGCAACCGTAACTTGATTAAAATGCTAGGAATCGCGATCGCGATCGGCAGCACTTCCCCCCTACTCTCCTCCTTCGTCCCTTCTGCCTTCTCGCCTCGAGCCGAAGCTCAAACCCAGGTAGACGGGAATGTTTTGTTCAATCGCGGCGTACAGAAACTTCAGCAACAGGACTACCAAGGCGCAATCTCGGATTTTAGTACCTTAATCGAACGCGAACCGCAGAACGCCAATGCTTATCTCGGGCGCGCCATCGCCTATCGCAATCAACAAAACTATCCCAAAGCTCTCGAGGACTACAACCAGTCCTTGCAGCTAAACCCCACCAATGCCAACGCCTACCTCGGACGCGGGATTGCCAAACGTCGTACCCAAGACGATCGCGGCGCAATTGAAGATTATACTAATGCCCTGCGCTACAACGAGAACTACGCGCAAGCTTACTATAATCGCGCTTTATCCAAAGCGCAACTCGGCGATCGCGAAGGCGCACTCGCCGATTTTCGTAAAGCAGCCGAACTTTACCGCAACCAAGAACTCACCCAATACTATCAGGATGCCCTCGCGCGCATTGCCGAACTAGAAGCTCGATAA
- a CDS encoding SAM-dependent chlorinase/fluorinase: MNQPKIITLLSDFGWQDSYVGAMKGAIARINPTLNILDLTHDIPPQDLTAARFCLLNTYRYFPDGTVHVAVVDPGVGSRRRAIAVQIAAGTLVGPDNGIFSGILSETPAFAAVELTNPDYWRIPSPSNTFHGRDIFAPVGAHLASGTPLAELGDAIAPGTLVQLPFPALKPTATGLEGCIQYCDRFGNLIANIPAAAVAGKSWFLSAGERTFVGVKTYNDVAKGESLALVGSHGWVEIAVNGGSARSQLNLDCGAVVCLRVTG; this comes from the coding sequence ATGAACCAACCCAAAATTATTACTCTCCTGAGCGATTTTGGCTGGCAAGATAGTTATGTCGGCGCGATGAAAGGCGCGATCGCGCGCATCAACCCCACCCTCAACATTCTCGATCTCACCCACGACATCCCGCCCCAAGATTTAACCGCCGCCCGCTTTTGCCTGCTGAATACCTATCGCTACTTTCCCGACGGTACGGTTCACGTCGCTGTCGTCGATCCCGGTGTGGGCAGTCGGCGGCGCGCGATCGCCGTACAAATCGCAGCGGGAACGCTTGTCGGGCCGGATAATGGGATTTTTAGCGGTATACTCAGCGAAACGCCCGCCTTCGCTGCGGTAGAACTCACTAACCCCGATTATTGGCGCATTCCTTCCCCTAGCAACACCTTTCACGGACGCGATATTTTTGCCCCCGTCGGCGCGCACCTAGCCAGCGGTACGCCCCTAGCCGAGTTGGGCGACGCGATCGCCCCCGGAACCCTCGTGCAACTGCCCTTCCCGGCGCTAAAACCGACTGCTACGGGGCTTGAGGGCTGCATTCAGTATTGCGATCGCTTCGGCAATTTAATCGCTAATATTCCAGCGGCGGCGGTAGCAGGGAAAAGTTGGTTCCTAAGCGCAGGAGAACGCACCTTTGTGGGTGTAAAGACTTACAACGACGTAGCGAAAGGGGAAAGCCTCGCACTCGTCGGCAGTCACGGTTGGGTAGAAATTGCGGTGAATGGAGGCAGCGCGCGATCGCAGCTTAACTTGGATTGCGGCGCAGTAGTATGCTTGAGAGTGACGGGGTGA
- a CDS encoding serpin family protein: MINPKILATAIGTLLLLLGCSFAQQPKTMASDPIVPSAQTLQTPEIADERLLEANAKFGLNLFRQLQQKDTGKNIFISPTSVANALSLLLQGTAGETQQEMLKALELRDMTLTDINRANQTLHQLLENADPSVRVAIANSIWMRQGVAFKPEFLQTNREYYNSEVSELDFSSADAAPRINRWVSDKTNNKIDKMVDSIDPQQVLFLLNAIYFKGDWSQKFDRAQTQEKPFFLNREQTVKDSDRKASVPVAMMSQTGEYRYLENEQFQAVSLPYGKEGRMSFYVFLPKSNSSLESFYQQLTLVNWQTWMQRFSRRDGKIELPRFKLEYETQLKEVLETLGLKTIFDPNTANFSKMTDASVVVDRVKHKSFVEVNEEGTEAAAATSIGIRVTSMPPPPFQMTVDRPFFFAIRDNRSGEVLFMGSMLEPPSP, translated from the coding sequence ATGATTAACCCTAAAATTTTAGCAACCGCGATCGGAACCCTACTCCTGTTACTGGGGTGTAGCTTTGCCCAACAACCTAAAACAATGGCTTCAGATCCGATAGTCCCCTCAGCCCAAACGCTTCAAACTCCCGAAATTGCAGACGAACGGTTGCTTGAAGCAAATGCGAAGTTTGGGTTAAACCTTTTCCGACAATTGCAGCAAAAAGATACAGGAAAAAATATTTTTATCTCTCCGACTAGCGTTGCAAACGCTCTCAGTCTTCTGTTGCAAGGGACGGCGGGCGAAACGCAACAAGAAATGCTAAAAGCCTTAGAACTGAGGGACATGACGCTGACTGATATTAATCGCGCCAACCAAACGCTTCATCAACTTTTAGAAAATGCCGATCCGAGCGTTCGAGTTGCGATCGCGAATTCCATTTGGATGCGGCAAGGCGTTGCGTTCAAGCCGGAATTTCTGCAAACGAATCGAGAATACTATAATTCTGAAGTCAGCGAATTAGATTTCAGCAGTGCCGATGCTGCCCCTCGGATTAATCGTTGGGTGAGCGATAAAACTAATAATAAAATTGACAAAATGGTCGATTCAATCGATCCGCAGCAAGTTCTCTTTCTTCTCAATGCCATTTACTTTAAAGGGGACTGGTCGCAAAAATTCGATCGCGCGCAAACTCAAGAAAAACCATTTTTCCTCAATCGAGAGCAAACGGTAAAAGATAGCGATCGCAAAGCTTCGGTTCCCGTTGCCATGATGTCGCAAACGGGAGAATATCGCTACCTAGAAAACGAACAATTCCAGGCTGTAAGTCTTCCTTACGGAAAAGAAGGTCGAATGAGTTTCTATGTGTTCTTACCAAAAAGCAATAGTAGCTTAGAAAGTTTTTACCAACAACTAACTTTAGTAAATTGGCAAACTTGGATGCAGCGTTTCAGCAGAAGAGATGGTAAAATCGAACTGCCTCGTTTTAAACTCGAGTACGAAACGCAATTGAAAGAAGTTCTCGAAACATTGGGCTTAAAAACGATATTCGACCCAAATACTGCTAACTTTTCTAAGATGACCGATGCTTCGGTTGTCGTCGATCGCGTCAAACACAAAAGTTTTGTGGAAGTGAACGAAGAAGGAACGGAAGCAGCAGCAGCAACTTCAATTGGCATCCGCGTAACTTCCATGCCGCCCCCACCTTTCCAAATGACAGTCGATCGCCCCTTCTTTTTCGCAATTCGCGACAATCGCAGCGGCGAAGTCTTATTTATGGGATCGATGCTCGAACCGCCTTCGCCTTAA